Proteins encoded together in one Triticum dicoccoides isolate Atlit2015 ecotype Zavitan chromosome 7B, WEW_v2.0, whole genome shotgun sequence window:
- the LOC119336321 gene encoding probable serine/threonine-protein kinase mkcB, translated as MDPRRDAAAGSAPQRAMHAPLVSASTAPPRVPEYLVPGAVKPVLNYSIQTGEEFALEFMRDRAMSQKILATGTSGDQNAATNGYMDLRGMLGASHTASETGPDIFMLQPIVDPRHKEPERKPVAQVQNRSRHSSTRSVPRALSGGDGSSRGLSHGYASSDASDASKRIKFLCSFGGKILPRPSDGKLRYVGGETRIIRISKDISWQELRQKTSAIFNQPHIIKYQLPGEDLDSLISVSGDEDLTNMMDEFAMIESEGGSQKLRVFLFSSLDFDDNLGSMDGDSELHYVVAVNGIDVGSGKPSSGHGLASTSVSMMDQFINLNNDNDQSNPNQGMSDFHGMRGPSLVPAATVPTPTPPSLSSDYTANLQSYQGQEMLYAQSSRDNFYDTERRISMPLSAPSDYGVASQYAPHSGPASLATPDQRSYQDGFMMQGSINDANQASKNTLHQKSEVDYFQTLENLSAPVLHNDLSVSNSMHLEVPPASSAQEGRTSFLQPSDSGKSLEPRELNEDDRQSSGGAFASGCSEFESDMTDHGFMDPQPGSGRTFHSERIPREQMESLNRLSKSDDSGAQFLIPQSQSGVARESIAEASDSVEGAENPNSGAPSLNLNEPSGDDSLAQFERNFAKAVPRPSQFGIIIPSEESDAKMMSENPVVEQQQASEKRAVDVPNIMNSVEKTPAKGNLKATTTNRMQSAKKQLGSDAAMARRVSWEAPKPAPPNDVKHDPAVPSSTSTAGAVADSVSAAANSENRDFFVDINDRFPPDILSDFFAKAKDAAQSSTPFNDPILSLNMPNYEPKNWSFFRNLAKDEFPSKSNDQQGLAKIDEGMYAFAGADNDAISMKGLNPTYNFDAEKKAEPSIIVADVSSMPPAYATSHIDHLPKMERSVEAFQVDNPYQPVVDNTNLPAPDFEEPKFEEDRTAAQVMDASLRDSDFEHLQIIKNEDLEELRELGSGTFGTVYHGKWRGTDVAIKRIKKSCFTGRSSEQERLAQEFWREAEILSKLHHPNVVAFYGVVKDGPGGTLATLTEFMVNGSLRHVLQRKDKCPDLRKRLIIAMDAAFGMEYLHSKNIVHFDLKCDNLLVNLRDHARPICKVGDFGLSKIKRNTLVSGGVRGTLPWMAPELLNGSSSKVSEKVDVFSFGIVLWEILTGEEPYANMHYGAIIGGIVNNTLRPPVPANCGPEWRRLMEQCWSPDPAQRPAFTEIAARLRSMSAAANQQAKAAAAAAAK; from the exons ATGGACCCCAGAAGGGACGCAGCTGCTGGCTCTGCGCCCCAGAGAGCCATGCACGCGCCATTGGTTTCAGCTTCCACCGCTCCTCCCCGTGTTCCAGAGTACCTTGTGCCGGGCGCTGTCAAGCCCGTCCTCAACTACTCTATCCAGACCGGGGAGGAGTTTGCCCTCGAGTTCATGAGGGACCGTGCCATGTCCCAGAAGATCCTGGCCACTGGTACGTCCGGAGACCAGAACGCTGCGACAAACGGATACATGGACTTGAGAGGGATGCTTGGTGCCAGCCACACTGCATCAGAAACTGGTCCTGATATATTCATGCTCCAACCTATTGTTGATCCGCGGCACAAGGAGCCCGAGAGAAAACCTGTTGCTCAGGTTCAGAATAGGAGCAGGCACTCGTCGACCAGGTCGGTGCCGCGAGCTCTGTCAGGTGGTGATGGCAGTAGTCGGGGGCTGTCTCATGGCTATGCTTCCTCCGATGCTTCAGATgcctccaagagaatcaagttcctgTGCAGCTTTGGGGGCAAAATCTTGCCCCGGCCCAGTGACGGGAAGCTTAGGTATGTTGGTGGTGAGACGCGCATAATTCGAATCAGCAAGGACATTTCCTGGCAGGAGCTCAGACAAAAGACGTCTGCCATCTTCAACCAGCCCCATATCATCAAGTACCAGCTCCCTGGTGAAGACCTCGATTCTTTGATCTCGGTGTCAGGCGACGAGGATTTGACAAACATGATGGATGAGTTTGCCATGATTGAAAGTGAAGGAGGTTCTCAGAAGCTCCGTGTTTTTCTGTTTTCCTCACTCGATTTTGACGATAACCTGGGTAGCATGGATGGTGATTCTGAGCTCCATTATGTTGTTGCTGTCAATGGAATAGATGTAGGATCAGGGAAGCCTTCAAGTGGCCATGGTTTAGCAAGCACATCCGTGAGTATGATGGATCAGTTCATTAATCTCAATAATGATAATGATCAGTCAAACCCAAACCAAGGCATGTCAGATTTTCATGGTATGCGTGGGCCATCTTTGGTGCCTGCTGCTACTGTACCAACTCCAACACCGCCAAGTTTATCCAGTGATTACACTGCAAATTTGCAATCTTACCAAGGGCAGGAAATGCTGTACGCTCAGAGCTCTAGAGACAATTTCTATGACACTGAGAGGCGCATCTCTATGCCTCTATCTGCGCCCTCAGATTATGGAGTGGCCTCTCAGTATGCGCCACATTCTGGGCCTGCATCTCTGGCAACTCCTGACCAGCGGTCTTATCAGGATGGCTTCATGATGCAAGGTTCTATAAATGATGCAAATCAGGCTTCCAAGAACACGCTGCATCAGAAAAGTGAAGTGGACTACTTCCAAACCCTTGAGAATTTGAGTGCTCCTGTGCTGCATAATGATCTGTCTGTTTCAAATAGCATGCATTTGGAAGTGCCCCCTGCTTCTTCGGCTCAAGAAGGCCGGACATCTTTTCTTCAACCAAGTGACAGTGGAAAGAGCTTAGAGCCTAGAGAGTTAAATGAAGATGACCGCCAGTCCTCTGGTGGAGCTTTTGCATCTGGATGTTCTGAATTTGAGTCTGACATGACCGATCATGGCTTCATGGATCCACAACCTGGTTCTGGGCGGACCTTCCACTCTGAGCGAATCCCCCGGGAGCAAATGGAATCCCTGAATCGGTTGTCAAAATCTGATGATTCAGGTGCTCAGTTTCTAATACCTCAGTCTCAGTCTGGTGTGGCTAGAGAATCCATTGCAGAGGCTTCTGATTCTGTTGAAGGAGCTGAAAATCCAAATTCAGGGGCCCCATCACTGAACCTGAATGAACCGTCTGGCGATGATTCCCTAGCACAGTTTGAGAGAAACTTTGCCAAAGCTGTACCACGGCCGAGTCAATTTGGTATAATCATACCTTCGGAAGAATCAGATGCTAAAATGATGTCTGAAAATCCTGTGGTTGAACAGCAACAGGCCAGTGAAAAGAGGGCAGTGGATGTCCCTAACATCATGAATTCAGTTGAAAAGACTCCAGCTAAAGGTAATTTGAAAGCCACTACCACCAATAGAATGCAAAGTGCTAAGAAGCAGCTGGGAAGTGATGCTGCCATGGCACGCCGTGTTAGTTGGGAGGCTCCCAAGCCCGCGCCCCCCAATGATGTTAAGCATGATCCAGCTGTGCCATCGTCCACCAGCACTGCTGGAGCTGTTGCAGATAGTGTATCTGCAGCTGCTAACTCGGAGAACAGAGATTTTTTTGTTGATATCAATGACCGCTTCCCCCCTGATATTCTTTCCGATTTCTTTGCAAAGGCGAAAGATGCAGCACAGTCATCAACTCCTTTTAATGATCCTATTCTTAGCTTGAACATGCCAAACTATGAGCCTAAGAACTGGTCGTTCTTCAGAAATCTTGCAAAGGATGAGTTCCCAAGCAAGAGTAATGACCAACAAGGCCTGGCAAAGATTGACGAAGGGATGTATGCATTCGCAGGAGCAGATAATGACGCAATCAGCATGAAGGGTTTGAATCCTACCTACAATTTTGATGCCGAGAAGAAGGCAGAGCCTTCCATCATAGTTGCTGACGTTAGCAGCATGCCTCCAGCTTATGCCACGTCACATATTGACCATCTCCCAAAGATGGAGAGGAGTGTTGAAGCATTTCAAGTTGACAATCCATATCAACCTGTGGTGGACAATACGAATCTGCCTGCTCCAGATTTCGAG GAACCAAAGTTCGAAGAGGACAGAACTGCCGCACAAGTCATGGATGCTTCTCTTCGAGATTCTGATTTTGAACACTTGCAG ataatcaagaatgaagaTCTTGAGGAGCTTAGGGAACTTGGTTCTGGTACTTTCGGAACTGTTTACCATGGGAAATGGAGAGGAACTGATGTGGCTATCAAGCGCATCAAGAAGAGCTGTTTTACAGGACGATCATCTGAGCAAGAAAGGCTG GCACAAGAATTCTGGCGAGAAGCTGAGATTCTGTCAAAGCTTCATCATCCAAACGTCGTAGCGTTCTATGgtgtggtgaaggacgggccgggcGGTACCCTGGCGACGCTGACCGAGTTCATGGTTAATGGTTCTCTTCGGCATGTCTTGCAGCGGAAGGACAA GTGTCCTGATCTCCGCAAGCGGCTGATCATAGCAATGGACGCGGCGTTCGGGATGGAGTATCTTCACTCGAAGAACATTGTGCATTTCGACCTGAAGTGCGACAACCTGCTGGTGAACCTGAGGGACCACGCACGCCCTATCTGCAAA GTGGGTGATTTTGGGCTGTCGAAAATCAAGAGGAACACCCTGGTTTCGGGCGGCGTGAGGGGGACGCTCCCCTGGATGGCTCCAGAGTTGCTCAACGGGAGTAGCAGCAAGGTGTCTGAGAAG GTGGATGTGTTCTCGTTCGGTATCGTCCTGTGGGAGATCCTGACCGGGGAGGAACCCTATGCCAACATGCACTATGGCGCAATAATAG GTGGCATCGTGAACAACACGCTGCGTCCGCCGGTGCCGGCCAACTGCGGGCCGGAGTGGAGGAGGCTGATGGAGCAGTGCTGGTCGCCTGACCCGGCACAGCGGCCGGCCTTCACGGAGATTGCGGCGCGGCTGCGGTCCATGTCTGCTGCAGCCAACCAGCaggccaaggcggc